One genomic window of Thalassolituus hydrocarboniclasticus includes the following:
- a CDS encoding inositol monophosphatase family protein: protein MQPMVNLALRAARNAGQDLVRRLDRFDSYKSTDQEKAKFVADCTIGLEKGIIFELKKALPEHNFYGRETGQNGEQANQPVWQVCVIDDISNFRVGIPSFAIIVCCMQNGKAEHSVILNPINGDEFTASRGRGAQLNNRRIRTGNVNSLSDAIVGYTQPMGNNEAAFDQLQRLQRLMSKSFDLRNIGSNALSICYVAADRFQGALLSNVDEFALNAAGLLASEAGCLLSEVSGQPLLRAPANLVVSNPRLLKALLAKD, encoded by the coding sequence ATGCAACCCATGGTGAACTTGGCGTTGCGCGCTGCGCGTAATGCTGGTCAAGATCTGGTCCGTCGCCTGGACCGCTTCGATTCGTACAAAAGCACGGATCAGGAGAAAGCAAAGTTTGTGGCAGACTGCACCATTGGTCTGGAAAAAGGCATTATTTTTGAGCTGAAGAAAGCCCTGCCTGAGCACAATTTTTACGGCCGTGAAACCGGTCAGAACGGCGAACAGGCCAACCAGCCTGTGTGGCAGGTGTGCGTCATCGACGACATCTCCAACTTCCGCGTAGGTATCCCATCTTTTGCCATCATCGTCTGCTGCATGCAAAACGGCAAAGCAGAACACTCGGTGATCCTCAATCCTATCAATGGTGATGAATTCACCGCTTCCCGTGGCCGTGGTGCCCAGCTGAACAACCGCCGCATCCGCACCGGCAACGTAAACAGCCTGAGCGACGCCATCGTTGGTTACACCCAGCCAATGGGCAACAACGAAGCCGCCTTCGATCAGCTGCAGCGTTTACAGCGTCTGATGTCCAAGAGCTTTGATCTGCGCAACATCGGCTCCAACGCTCTGTCTATCTGCTACGTAGCTGCTGACCGCTTCCAGGGTGCCCTGCTGAGCAACGTTGATGAGTTTGCCCTGAACGCTGCCGGCCTGCTGGCTTCCGAAGCCGGTTGTCTGCTGTCAGAAGTGAGCGGCCAGCCATTGCTGCGCGCTCCGGCCAATCTGGTGGTCAGTAACCCACGCCTGCTGAAAGCCCTGCTCGCCAAAGACTGA
- a CDS encoding RNA methyltransferase, which produces MLDKIRIVMVNTTHSGNIGAAARAMKNMGLSRLVLVDPIASIDEEAIQRSSRAEDILHNAVIVPTLEDAIADCGLVIGTSARSRHIPWPLMSPRQSAAKAAEMIPAGNEVALVFGRESRGLTNEELHLCTAHVHIPTDENFSSLNVAQAIQVLCYEMRLALVADDFRAEAEAEDEAGAWGVPWDYPLATQGELDGLFRHMETVLIDIGFLDPNTPKHLMSRMRRLYQRAAPDKTEVNILRGILAAVQRQGDASHKTQGDTE; this is translated from the coding sequence ATGCTCGATAAAATCCGTATCGTAATGGTTAATACCACCCACTCCGGCAATATCGGAGCGGCCGCCCGTGCAATGAAAAACATGGGGCTGAGCCGGCTGGTGCTGGTTGACCCGATCGCCAGCATTGACGAAGAGGCGATCCAGCGTTCGTCGCGTGCAGAAGATATTCTGCACAACGCGGTCATCGTACCGACGCTGGAAGACGCCATTGCCGACTGTGGTCTGGTGATTGGCACCAGCGCCCGCAGTCGCCATATTCCCTGGCCGCTGATGTCGCCGCGCCAGTCGGCTGCGAAAGCCGCAGAAATGATTCCCGCCGGTAATGAAGTGGCGCTGGTGTTCGGCCGTGAATCCCGTGGCCTGACCAATGAAGAGCTGCACCTGTGTACCGCGCACGTGCATATTCCGACCGACGAAAACTTCTCATCCCTGAACGTTGCCCAGGCCATTCAGGTGCTGTGCTATGAAATGCGTTTGGCGCTGGTGGCGGATGATTTCCGCGCCGAAGCCGAAGCGGAAGATGAGGCCGGAGCCTGGGGCGTGCCCTGGGATTATCCGCTGGCAACCCAGGGCGAGCTGGATGGACTGTTCCGTCATATGGAAACTGTGCTCATTGATATCGGCTTCCTTGACCCCAATACTCCGAAGCACCTGATGTCCCGTATGCGCCGCCTGTATCAGCGCGCTGCACCGGACAAAACAGAAGTGAATATTTTGCGTGGCATCCTGGCGGCGGTACAGCGTCAGGGCGACGCCAGCCATAAAACACAAGGGGATACTGAGTGA
- the cysE gene encoding serine O-acetyltransferase, with protein sequence MIRQLREDIASVFERDPAARNTFEVITTYPGLHALLHYRVANWLWRKGFKWLARMLSTFSRWMTGIEIHPGATIGRRFFIDHGMGVVIGETAEIGDDCTLYHGVTLGGTTWNKGKRHPTLQNGVVVGAGAKVLGPIIVGENARIGSNAVVTKEVPAGATVVGIPGRIVRKASTAEDEQRRKIAEKIGFDAYGMADEMPDPIARSIHNLMDHMHAVDRKIDTMCKALHDLGDRTCSEALPQLEAETFVSLSETVNSEDAEVAGNADQDAGKH encoded by the coding sequence GTGATCAGACAACTGCGTGAAGACATTGCCAGTGTATTTGAACGTGACCCGGCCGCGCGCAATACCTTTGAGGTGATCACCACCTATCCGGGGTTGCATGCTCTGCTGCACTACCGGGTGGCCAACTGGCTGTGGCGCAAGGGCTTTAAATGGCTGGCGCGTATGCTGTCGACCTTCAGTCGCTGGATGACCGGTATTGAGATTCATCCGGGGGCAACCATTGGCCGGCGTTTCTTTATTGACCATGGCATGGGCGTGGTGATTGGTGAGACTGCTGAAATCGGCGATGACTGCACCCTGTATCACGGCGTGACGCTGGGCGGTACCACCTGGAATAAAGGCAAGCGCCACCCGACCCTGCAAAATGGTGTGGTGGTCGGTGCCGGCGCCAAGGTGCTGGGGCCGATTATCGTCGGTGAGAACGCCCGTATCGGCTCCAATGCCGTAGTAACCAAAGAAGTTCCGGCTGGGGCAACGGTGGTTGGTATTCCTGGCCGTATTGTGCGTAAAGCGAGCACGGCTGAAGATGAGCAGCGGCGCAAAATCGCCGAGAAAATCGGTTTCGATGCCTATGGTATGGCCGACGAAATGCCCGATCCGATTGCCCGTTCCATCCATAACCTGATGGATCACATGCATGCGGTGGACCGTAAAATCGACACCATGTGCAAAGCGTTGCACGATCTGGGTGACCGCACCTGCTCTGAGGCGCTGCCACAGCTTGAAGCGGAAACCTTTGTCAGCCTCAGTGAAACCGTCAACAGTGAGGATGCAGAAGTTGCAGGCAATGCCGATCAGGATGCCGGTAAGCACTGA
- the iscR gene encoding Fe-S cluster assembly transcriptional regulator IscR, with protein sequence MRLTTKGRYAVTAMLDLAIHAQTGPVSLNDISGRQGISLSYLEQLFAKLRRGGLVASVRGPGGGYRLSRDGSEINVAEVVDAVNESMDATRCNRRGDCQDGEECLTHHLWLELSDQIHAFLRGITLAQLIQRKEIRNTADRQDSNVRNRIEAVLSTEDIAG encoded by the coding sequence ATGCGTTTAACAACCAAAGGCCGCTACGCGGTGACGGCCATGCTGGATCTGGCGATCCATGCGCAGACCGGGCCGGTGAGCCTGAACGATATTTCCGGTCGCCAGGGCATCTCCCTGTCTTATCTGGAGCAGTTGTTTGCCAAGTTGCGCCGCGGTGGCCTGGTCGCCAGTGTACGTGGTCCGGGTGGTGGTTATCGTCTGAGCCGTGATGGCAGTGAAATCAATGTGGCTGAAGTGGTGGACGCGGTGAATGAATCCATGGATGCCACGCGCTGTAATCGTCGCGGTGACTGTCAGGATGGCGAAGAGTGCCTGACTCATCATTTATGGCTGGAGCTGAGTGATCAGATTCATGCCTTTCTGCGTGGCATTACGCTGGCGCAGCTGATTCAGCGTAAAGAGATCCGCAACACCGCGGATCGTCAGGACAGTAATGTGCGCAACCGTATTGAAGCGGTACTGAGTACAGAAGACATTGCCGGCTGA
- a CDS encoding aminotransferase class V-fold PLP-dependent enzyme, which translates to MKSLYLDYAATTPVDPRVAQVMAACLTQDGTFGNPASRSHRYGWQAEQMVENARRQLADLLAADPREIVWTSGATESNNLALKGLVEALRADDAARPLHIITSAIEHKAVLDVCAWLQTHQQVEVTYLTPDADGLVGVQQVADALRDDTCLVSLMAVNNELGTITDIAAIGALLKDHPAYLHVDAAQALGKIAVSVKDWQVDLLSVSAHKFYGPKGIGALYVRREPQVKLAAQMHGGGHERGMRSGTLPTHQLAGLGEAARLVQEELAADEARIGALRDQLWSGLQALGGVYLNGHAQQRTANHLNVSFDGVDGEILLASLAKVAVSSGSACNSATVAPSYVLKAIGRSDALAHAGLRFSLGRFTTAEEIGFALSEVTRVVQMLRG; encoded by the coding sequence ATGAAATCCCTCTATCTCGATTATGCAGCGACCACGCCGGTCGACCCCCGTGTTGCCCAGGTGATGGCAGCTTGCCTGACCCAGGATGGCACCTTCGGTAATCCGGCATCGCGCTCCCACCGTTACGGCTGGCAGGCGGAGCAGATGGTGGAAAATGCCCGGCGTCAGCTGGCCGACCTGCTCGCTGCCGATCCGCGTGAAATCGTCTGGACCTCGGGTGCCACCGAATCCAACAACCTGGCCTTAAAAGGTTTGGTCGAAGCGCTGCGTGCTGACGATGCCGCCCGCCCGCTGCATATCATTACCTCAGCGATTGAGCATAAGGCGGTACTGGATGTCTGTGCCTGGTTGCAGACTCATCAGCAGGTTGAGGTCACTTATCTGACTCCGGATGCCGATGGTCTTGTTGGTGTGCAGCAGGTAGCTGACGCACTGCGCGACGATACCTGTCTGGTCAGCCTGATGGCGGTCAATAACGAGCTGGGCACAATCACTGATATCGCGGCAATCGGCGCGTTGCTAAAAGATCATCCGGCGTATCTGCATGTGGATGCCGCTCAGGCGCTGGGTAAAATTGCTGTGAGCGTCAAAGACTGGCAGGTCGATCTGTTGTCGGTGTCAGCGCATAAATTCTATGGCCCGAAAGGCATTGGCGCGCTCTATGTGCGCCGTGAACCGCAGGTCAAACTGGCGGCGCAGATGCACGGCGGTGGCCATGAGCGCGGTATGCGTTCCGGCACGCTGCCAACCCATCAGCTGGCGGGGCTGGGCGAAGCTGCACGTCTGGTGCAGGAAGAGCTGGCGGCCGATGAGGCCCGTATCGGCGCATTGCGTGATCAGCTGTGGAGTGGATTGCAGGCCTTGGGTGGGGTGTACCTGAATGGCCATGCGCAGCAGCGTACCGCCAATCATCTGAACGTCAGTTTTGACGGTGTGGATGGTGAGATCCTGCTGGCCTCACTGGCTAAGGTGGCGGTGTCTTCCGGTTCGGCCTGTAACTCGGCGACGGTGGCGCCTTCCTATGTGCTGAAGGCCATTGGCCGCAGTGATGCGCTGGCCCATGCCGGTCTGCGTTTCAGTCTCGGCCGTTTTACCACGGCTGAAGAGATCGGTTTTGCCCTCAGTGAAGTTACACGTGTGGTGCAGATGCTGCGCGGCTGA
- the ndk gene encoding nucleoside-diphosphate kinase has protein sequence MAVERTLSIVKPDAVAKNVIGEILTRFEKAGLKVVAAKMIKLDDEKAGGFYAEHKERPFFKDLVSFMTSGPVVVQVLEGENAIAANRELMGATNPKEAAAGTIRADFAESIDANAVHGSDSAASAEREIAYFFAADEICSR, from the coding sequence ATGGCTGTTGAACGCACTCTGTCCATCGTTAAACCAGACGCTGTGGCCAAAAACGTAATCGGTGAAATCCTGACCCGTTTCGAAAAAGCTGGCCTGAAAGTTGTTGCCGCTAAAATGATCAAACTGGACGACGAAAAAGCGGGCGGTTTCTACGCAGAGCACAAAGAGCGTCCTTTCTTCAAAGATCTGGTGTCTTTCATGACTTCTGGTCCTGTTGTTGTACAGGTTCTGGAAGGCGAAAACGCTATCGCTGCTAACCGCGAACTGATGGGTGCTACCAACCCTAAAGAAGCTGCTGCCGGTACTATCCGCGCTGACTTCGCTGAAAGCATCGATGCTAACGCAGTACACGGTTCTGACTCTGCAGCTTCTGCTGAGCGCGAAATCGCTTACTTCTTCGCTGCCGACGAAATCTGCTCACGTTAA
- the rlmN gene encoding 23S rRNA (adenine(2503)-C(2))-methyltransferase RlmN → MSETPEKINLLGLSPAKMEAFFADMGEKKFRAQQMLKWIHQYGEANFDNMTNMGKPLRARMAEVCEIRLPEVIYEDFSKDGTRKWVMRMDGGSAVETVYIPEKDRGTLCVSSQIGCSLDCSFCSTGKQGFNRDLSVAEIIGQVYVAAMSFHAPGERRERRITNVVMMGMGEPLLNFDNVVDAMNLMMDDNAYGLSKRRVTLSTSGVVPMMDKLGDVTDVSLAVSLHAPNDELRNQLVPINKKYPIKELIAATNRYLAKLPDRRKATIEYTMMEGVNDEMEHAEQLSVLMKQVPCKINLIPFNPFPNSGYKRPSNNRVYRFRDYLVNQGHIVTIRSTRGDDIDAACGQLVGKVQDRTRRSERYINAVQIDESSQGNQ, encoded by the coding sequence ATGTCCGAAACACCAGAAAAAATTAATCTGTTGGGCTTATCGCCCGCCAAAATGGAAGCCTTCTTCGCGGATATGGGCGAGAAGAAATTCCGTGCTCAGCAAATGCTGAAATGGATTCATCAATATGGCGAAGCCAACTTCGACAACATGACCAACATGGGCAAGCCCTTGCGTGCGCGCATGGCCGAAGTGTGTGAGATCCGCCTGCCGGAAGTGATTTACGAAGATTTCTCCAAAGACGGCACCCGTAAGTGGGTGATGCGTATGGATGGCGGCAGTGCCGTCGAAACCGTTTATATCCCGGAAAAAGACCGGGGTACCCTGTGTGTGAGCTCGCAGATTGGTTGTTCCCTCGACTGCAGTTTCTGCTCCACCGGTAAACAGGGTTTTAACCGCGACCTCAGCGTGGCGGAAATTATTGGTCAGGTCTACGTGGCAGCCATGAGCTTCCATGCACCGGGCGAGCGTCGCGAACGCCGCATTACCAATGTGGTGATGATGGGCATGGGCGAGCCGCTGCTGAACTTCGACAACGTGGTCGATGCGATGAACCTGATGATGGACGACAACGCCTATGGCTTGTCCAAGCGTCGTGTCACCCTGAGCACCTCCGGCGTCGTGCCGATGATGGATAAGCTTGGCGATGTTACCGATGTATCGCTGGCAGTATCGCTGCACGCACCGAATGACGAGCTGCGTAACCAGCTGGTGCCAATCAATAAAAAATATCCGATTAAAGAGCTGATTGCGGCCACTAACCGTTATCTGGCGAAACTGCCGGACCGCCGTAAAGCCACCATCGAATACACCATGATGGAAGGCGTTAACGACGAGATGGAACACGCCGAGCAGCTGTCTGTGCTGATGAAACAGGTGCCGTGCAAAATCAACCTGATTCCGTTTAACCCGTTCCCTAACTCCGGCTACAAACGCCCGAGTAACAATCGTGTGTACCGCTTCCGCGATTATCTGGTGAATCAGGGGCATATTGTCACCATCCGCTCGACCCGTGGCGATGACATCGACGCCGCCTGTGGTCAGCTGGTGGGCAAAGTTCAGGACCGCACGCGCCGCAGTGAGCGTTATATCAATGCGGTGCAGATCGACGAGTCTTCACAGGGCAACCAATAA
- a CDS encoding tetratricopeptide repeat protein, which translates to MKKLITTRAASLLIVLLSLTLASCVTVTESRFTKKKSPEKAVENYTQLGLGYLQKGRPDWARQRLQKALAINPDHAPANDAMGLVWQTEGEMDLAEEYFQKALSNDSSFTLARHHLGRLYVQMKRYDEADDNLQQVTNDRYYDNRASAYNDLALNAYRQGNAEQAIERYGQTLRIAPYNIDALVNVSTLLFEAQRYDESLKYYDRFERLVQREQARQTAHTLWLGIKLATLQQNTQRAIALATDLKRNFPESVEYRLYQDSLSGAK; encoded by the coding sequence ATGAAAAAATTAATCACCACACGCGCAGCGAGCCTGTTGATAGTGCTGCTGAGTCTGACACTGGCTTCCTGCGTTACCGTCACTGAAAGTCGTTTTACCAAGAAAAAATCGCCGGAAAAGGCGGTGGAAAATTACACCCAGCTGGGCCTGGGTTACCTGCAGAAGGGCCGTCCGGACTGGGCGCGTCAGCGTCTGCAGAAAGCGCTGGCGATTAACCCTGATCACGCGCCGGCCAACGATGCTATGGGCCTGGTCTGGCAGACCGAAGGCGAGATGGATCTGGCCGAAGAATATTTTCAGAAGGCACTGAGTAACGACAGCAGCTTTACTCTGGCACGTCACCATTTAGGGCGTTTGTATGTGCAGATGAAGCGTTACGACGAAGCCGACGACAATCTCCAGCAGGTCACCAATGACCGTTACTACGATAACCGTGCTTCGGCCTACAACGATCTGGCGTTGAATGCTTATCGTCAGGGTAACGCTGAGCAGGCGATCGAGCGCTACGGCCAGACCCTGCGCATTGCTCCGTACAATATTGATGCGCTGGTGAATGTCTCGACCCTGCTGTTTGAAGCGCAGCGTTATGATGAGTCGCTGAAATACTACGACCGCTTTGAGCGTCTGGTGCAGCGCGAGCAGGCACGGCAGACCGCCCACACCCTGTGGCTGGGCATCAAACTGGCGACTCTGCAGCAGAACACCCAGCGGGCGATTGCGCTGGCGACCGACCTGAAGCGTAATTTCCCGGAATCGGTTGAATACCGTCTGTATCAGGACTCCCTGTCCGGAGCCAAATAA
- the ispG gene encoding flavodoxin-dependent (E)-4-hydroxy-3-methylbut-2-enyl-diphosphate synthase: MHFENPIKRRQSRKIWVGDVPVGGDAPIAIQTMTNTETTDVAATVAQIQRAQDAGADIVRVSVPTMDAAEAFGKIRKEVNIPLVADIHFDYKIALRVADLGVDCLRINPGNIGREDRVRAVVDAARHNGIPIRIGVNAGSLEKDLQKKYGEPTPAALVESAMRHIDILDRLNFPDFKLSLKASDIFMTVAAYKQIASQIEQPLHLGITEAGGLRGGTVKSSIGLGLLLWEGIGDTIRVSLAADPIEEVKVGWDMLKSLKLRSRGINFIACPSCSRQNFDVIKTMNELEMRVDDIRTDMSVAVIGCVVNGPGESKETDIGLAGGQPNLVYIDGKPAGKLSNETLVDDLERMIRERAASLDEERKNLIASDS, from the coding sequence ATGCATTTCGAAAATCCCATCAAGCGTCGTCAAAGCCGCAAAATCTGGGTTGGTGATGTGCCGGTCGGCGGTGATGCGCCGATTGCCATTCAGACCATGACCAACACCGAAACCACCGATGTGGCGGCCACTGTGGCGCAGATTCAGCGCGCTCAGGATGCCGGTGCCGATATCGTGCGCGTTTCTGTACCGACCATGGACGCGGCGGAAGCCTTTGGCAAAATCCGCAAAGAAGTGAATATTCCGCTGGTGGCAGACATTCACTTTGACTACAAAATCGCTCTGCGCGTCGCTGATCTGGGTGTTGACTGTCTGCGTATCAACCCCGGTAATATCGGCCGTGAAGACCGTGTGCGCGCGGTGGTGGATGCGGCGCGTCATAACGGCATTCCGATCCGTATCGGGGTGAATGCCGGATCACTGGAAAAAGACCTGCAGAAGAAATACGGCGAGCCGACCCCGGCCGCGCTGGTGGAATCGGCCATGCGCCATATCGATATTCTCGATCGCCTGAACTTCCCGGATTTCAAACTCAGCCTGAAAGCCTCCGACATCTTTATGACCGTGGCGGCTTACAAGCAGATTGCCAGCCAGATTGAGCAGCCGCTGCACCTTGGCATCACCGAAGCCGGTGGCCTGCGTGGTGGTACGGTTAAATCGTCTATTGGTCTTGGCCTGCTGCTGTGGGAAGGCATCGGTGACACCATTCGCGTATCGCTGGCGGCCGATCCGATTGAAGAAGTAAAAGTGGGCTGGGACATGCTCAAATCGCTGAAGCTGCGTTCGCGCGGCATCAACTTTATTGCCTGTCCGAGCTGCTCACGTCAGAACTTCGACGTGATCAAAACCATGAACGAGCTGGAAATGCGCGTTGATGATATCCGCACTGATATGAGTGTGGCGGTGATTGGCTGTGTGGTGAATGGCCCCGGCGAATCCAAGGAAACCGATATCGGTCTGGCCGGTGGCCAGCCGAATCTGGTGTATATCGACGGTAAACCAGCCGGCAAACTGAGTAACGAGACTCTGGTGGATGACCTTGAGCGGATGATCCGCGAACGCGCCGCCAGCCTCGATGAAGAACGCAAAAATCTGATTGCCAGCGACAGCTGA
- the hisS gene encoding histidine--tRNA ligase, giving the protein MATKIQAIRGMNDILPAQSPVWQYLEGTVKDLLASYGYDEIRMPIVEQTALFKRSIGEVTDIVEKEMYTFDDRNGDSLTLRPEGTASCVRACEEHGLLYNQTQRLWYTGPMFRHERPQKGRYRQFYQIGVETFGMATADIDAEVILMTARLWQQLGLTDAVTLQLNTLGSNAARANYRDALVAYLSERKDQLDEDSQRRLETNPLRVLDSKDQNTQALLADAPQLHDYLDDESREHFALLRSILDAAGVKYEINQRLVRGLDYYCKTVFEWVTDKLGSQGTVCAGGRYDGLVEQLGGKPTPAVGFAMGVERLILLLETLELIPAEVLQTIDVYICPVGEGSAQVALLLADRLRDEHSWLRIQTHCGGGSFKSQMKKADKSGAHLALLLGEDEIAKGTVTVKDLRGDGGQQTLALDDVGEWLAQETF; this is encoded by the coding sequence ATGGCAACGAAAATCCAGGCCATTCGTGGCATGAACGACATCCTGCCGGCTCAGAGCCCGGTATGGCAGTATCTCGAAGGCACAGTGAAAGACCTGCTGGCTTCTTACGGTTATGACGAAATCCGCATGCCGATTGTGGAGCAGACCGCGCTGTTCAAACGCTCTATCGGCGAAGTCACCGACATCGTCGAAAAAGAGATGTACACCTTCGACGATCGCAACGGTGACAGCCTGACCCTGCGTCCGGAAGGCACCGCCAGCTGTGTGCGCGCCTGTGAAGAACACGGTCTGCTGTACAACCAGACGCAGCGTCTGTGGTACACCGGCCCGATGTTCCGTCACGAGCGTCCGCAGAAAGGCCGTTACCGCCAGTTCTACCAGATTGGTGTGGAAACCTTTGGCATGGCCACCGCCGATATCGATGCCGAAGTTATCCTGATGACCGCCCGTCTGTGGCAGCAGCTGGGCCTGACCGATGCGGTTACCCTGCAACTGAACACCCTGGGCTCCAACGCAGCGCGTGCCAACTACCGCGATGCCCTGGTGGCCTACCTGAGCGAGCGCAAAGACCAGCTGGACGAAGACAGCCAGCGCCGTCTGGAAACCAATCCGCTGCGTGTGCTCGACAGCAAAGATCAGAACACCCAGGCACTGCTGGCCGATGCGCCACAGCTGCACGATTACCTCGACGACGAAAGCCGCGAGCATTTTGCGCTGCTGCGCAGCATCCTTGATGCCGCCGGGGTGAAGTACGAAATCAACCAGCGTCTGGTGCGCGGTCTCGATTATTACTGTAAAACCGTGTTCGAGTGGGTCACCGACAAACTCGGCTCGCAGGGCACTGTCTGTGCCGGTGGCCGTTACGACGGCCTGGTTGAGCAACTGGGTGGCAAGCCAACCCCGGCGGTCGGTTTTGCTATGGGCGTTGAGCGTCTGATTCTGCTGCTGGAAACACTGGAGCTGATTCCGGCCGAAGTGCTGCAGACCATCGATGTATACATCTGTCCGGTCGGTGAGGGCAGTGCTCAGGTGGCGCTGCTGCTGGCAGACCGTCTGCGCGACGAGCACAGCTGGTTACGCATTCAGACCCACTGCGGTGGTGGCAGCTTCAAGAGCCAGATGAAAAAAGCCGACAAGAGCGGTGCACATCTGGCACTGTTGCTGGGCGAAGATGAAATCGCCAAGGGTACAGTGACCGTTAAAGATCTGCGCGGTGACGGTGGCCAGCAGACGCTGGCACTGGACGACGTGGGCGAGTGGCTGGCACAAGAAACTTTTTAA
- a CDS encoding YfgM family protein produces the protein MTEYRTDEEQAELLKKWWAENGKSLLATIVIVAGGWFGWNSWQANQQATAEAASTLYSQLVDKVAQPVAQQDEAAKAEMEALATQLKKDFGNTSYGQFGALFLARFAADAGDFDTAAAELNSVIATADEGPIKFTAQARLANVLIQQEKMDEALALVATVPDAAYAVQFEEAKGDALFRKGELSEARAAYIRAQEAATNLGLNTQQLQRKIDNLAASGDA, from the coding sequence ATGACTGAATATCGTACGGATGAAGAACAGGCAGAACTGCTGAAAAAATGGTGGGCAGAGAACGGTAAAAGCCTGCTGGCGACCATCGTGATTGTTGCCGGTGGCTGGTTTGGCTGGAACAGCTGGCAGGCCAATCAGCAGGCGACTGCCGAAGCGGCATCAACCCTGTATTCACAGCTGGTTGATAAAGTTGCGCAGCCGGTTGCACAGCAGGATGAAGCGGCTAAAGCCGAGATGGAAGCGCTGGCGACCCAGCTGAAAAAAGACTTTGGTAACACCAGCTATGGTCAGTTTGGTGCTCTGTTCCTGGCGCGCTTTGCTGCCGATGCCGGTGACTTTGATACCGCAGCGGCGGAACTGAACAGTGTGATTGCCACCGCTGACGAAGGTCCGATCAAGTTTACCGCTCAGGCGCGTCTGGCTAATGTCCTGATTCAGCAGGAAAAAATGGATGAAGCACTGGCGCTGGTTGCCACCGTGCCGGACGCTGCCTATGCCGTGCAGTTTGAAGAAGCCAAAGGCGATGCTCTGTTCCGTAAAGGTGAGCTGAGCGAGGCCCGTGCGGCTTATATCCGTGCGCAGGAAGCAGCAACCAATCTGGGTCTGAACACCCAGCAGCTGCAGCGTAAGATTGATAATCTGGCTGCGAGCGGAGACGCCTGA